In Chaetodon trifascialis isolate fChaTrf1 chromosome 6, fChaTrf1.hap1, whole genome shotgun sequence, one DNA window encodes the following:
- the cds2 gene encoding phosphatidate cytidylyltransferase 2 codes for MTELRHRGARDTDQTLQQQASEDKGSDGELKSEKDGVSDSESKLDSGVPEVPVPPDDTPVVLNKALSGLSSRWKNWWVRGILTLAMISFFFLIIYLGPMVLMMIVLCVQIKCFQEIITIGYSVYHSYHLPWFRTLSWYFLLCVNYFFYGETVTDYFFTLVQREEPLRILSKYHRFISFALYLTGFCMFVLSLVKKHYRLQFYMFGWTHVTLLIVVTQSHLIIHNLFEGMIWFIVPISCVICNDIMAYMFGFFFGRTPLIKLSPKKTWEGFIGGFFSTIVFGIMLSYVMAGCRYFVCPVEFNNDSNSFQVDCEPSELFQLQDYALPSILESVTGWTTVRLYPFQIHSIALSSFASIVGPFGGFFASGFKRAFKIKDFANTIPGHGGIMDRFDCQYLMATFVNVYIASFIRGPNPSKVIQQLLALRADQQLHIFNSLKAHLMEKGLLPALEEAAA; via the exons ATGACAGAGCTGAGGCACCGTGGAGCCAGAGACACCGACCAGACGTTACAGCAGCAGGCGTCAGAGGACAAG GGTTCAGACGGGGAGCTGAAGTCGGAAAAAGATGGAGTGTCTGACAGCGAGTCCAAGTTGGACTCAGGGGTCCCAGAGGTTCCGGTCCCTCCTGATGACACCCCTGTGGTTCTGAACAAGGCCCTGTCTGGACTCTCTTCAAG ATGGAAGAACTGGTGGGTACGAGGCATCCTCACCTTAGCCATgatctccttcttcttcctcatcatctaCCTGGGCCCCATGGTGCTTATGATGATT gTCCTCTGTGTTCAGATCAAATGCTTCCAAGAAATCATCACCATCGGTTACAGTGTGTACCACTCGTACCACCTGCCCTGGTTCAGGACGTTGAGCtg GTACTTCCTGCTGTGCGTAAACTACTTCTTCTATGGTGAGACGGTGACAGATTACTTCTTCACACTGGTGCAAAGGGAGGAGCCGCTCCGTATCCTCAGCAAATACCACCGCTTCATCTCCTTTGCCCTCTACCTCACAG gtttctgcatgtttgtgctgaGCTTGGTGAAGAAACACTACCGCCTTCAGTTCTACATG TTTGGTTGGACCCATGTGACTCTGCTGATTGTGGTGACTCAGTCTCACCTTATCATTCACAACCTGTTCGAGGGGATGATTTG GTTCATTGTGCCAATTTCCTGTGTGATCTGTAATGACATCATGGCCTACATGTTTGGCTTCTTCTTCGGCCGTACCCCTCTCATCAAG CTGTCACCTAAGAAGACATGGGAGGGATTCATTGGTGGATTCTTCTCCACCATCGTGTTTGGCATCATG CTCTCCTATGTGATGGCTGGCTGCCGCTACTTTGTGTGTCCGGTGGAGTTCAACAATGACTCCAATAGTTTCCAGGTGGACTGTGAGCCATCGGAGCTTTTCCAGCTCCAGGACTACGCCCTGCCCAGCATCCTGGAGTCTGTCACTGGATGG ACAACAGTGCGTCTCTATCCGTTCCAAATCCACAGCATTGCTCTCTCCAGCTTCGCCTCCATCGTGGGACCCTTTGGTGGCTTCTTTGCCAGCGGCTTCAAGAGAGCCTTCAAGATCAAG GATTTTGCCAACACTATCCCGGGTCACGGTGGCATTATGGACAGATTCGACTGCCAGTACCTCATGGCCACATTTGTTAATGTCTACATTGCTAGCTTCATCAG gGGCCCCAACCCCAGCAAAGTGATCCAGCAGCTCCTGGCTCTCCGTGCCGATCAGCAGCTCCACATCTTCAACTCCCTGAAGGCTCACCTGATGGAGAAGGGTCTGCTGCCAGCACTGGAGGAGGCCGCCGCCTAG